Sequence from the Hamadaea flava genome:
ACCTATCAGGTGGCGGTCTGGTACTCGGCCAACGCCGGCTACAACAACTCGACCCCCTACATCGTCGTGACGCCGAGCGGGAACCAAGTCGTCAACATCAACCAACAGGCCAACGGCGGCAAATGGGTGTCGCTCGGCAACTTCACGCTGTCAGCCGGTGACGAGAACAAGGTGGGTGTCAGCCGCTGGACGGCCGGCACCGGATACATCATCGCCGACGCCGTGAAGGTCACCCGCATCAGCTGAACCCCGCGACAAGAGGTCTGAACCTCGAAGGTGCGGTGTTCCGCCGCACCTTCACCAACCCCGTTCATCGCGCGCGCCGACAACCGCCACGGAGGGTGTCCCGTGATCCCGACGATTCTGCTCAGCGCAGCCCTCGCCGCTCACCCGCTGACCCCGTTCTCGATCGACCACCTCGTGAAGGTGACGATCCATCCCGATCGCGTCGACGTCGTCGCCGCCCTGGACATCGGCGAGGTGGCGGCGAAGCAGATCACCCCCGACTGCACCGCCTTCGCCGCGAAGTTCGACACCCGCGTCGACGGCGTACCAGTGAAGTGGACCGTGCAGTCGCAGGAGCTGAAACAGATCGGCGCGTCCGGCATCCCAAGCAGCCTGCTCACCTGCAAGCTGTCGGCACCAGCCACAGTCGGCGCGGCGACCGACGTCGCCGTGGTGAACGGCTATCTGGCCGACCGCACCGGCGCCAGCCAGATCCTGCTGGCCGGCGATGGTGTCGCGCTGCCCGCGCAACTGCCGCCGTACGAGCGCTCGGCGCAGGTGAAGACCCTGGCCGTAGCCGGAACGGCCACTTCGGACGCGTCGCCGCAAGCCGAGGCTCCCCCGGCCGCCTCGAAGGACAAGGGTTGGCTGCAACGCGGTGAGGCATGGCTGGAAGGCGTCCTCGGCGACCCCGCGCCGCACGTTCTGCTGCTCGCCGTGCTCATGGCTGCCCTGCTGGGCGCCGCGCACGCGGCCCTGCCCGGCCATGGCAAGACCGTGATGGCCCTCTATCTCGCGGGTCGCCAGGGACGCCGGCGCGACGCGCTCATCGTCGGCGGCATCGTCACCCTCACCCACACTGCCGGAGTGCTGATCCTCGGCGTGGCCACCACGACCTTCGCCGGACTCGCCGCGGAATCGGTCCTCCAATGGCTCGGCGTGGTCAGTGGCGTGCTGATCACCGTCGTCGGGCTGG
This genomic interval carries:
- a CDS encoding urease accessory protein UreH domain-containing protein produces the protein MIPTILLSAALAAHPLTPFSIDHLVKVTIHPDRVDVVAALDIGEVAAKQITPDCTAFAAKFDTRVDGVPVKWTVQSQELKQIGASGIPSSLLTCKLSAPATVGAATDVAVVNGYLADRTGASQILLAGDGVALPAQLPPYERSAQVKTLAVAGTATSDASPQAEAPPAASKDKGWLQRGEAWLEGVLGDPAPHVLLLAVLMAALLGAAHAALPGHGKTVMALYLAGRQGRRRDALIVGGIVTLTHTAGVLILGVATTTFAGLAAESVLQWLGVVSGVLITVVGLGILINALRHRRDHHHHRAHHHHHHDHPGSRRNLTVLGVAGGLVPSPTALVVLLGAAALGRLWFGIVLIIVYGLGMAGTLTAAGLLLLRVRDRWAWLGRLTVPAEATGSVIIVLGFGLAARAMLAL